From the genome of Pseudomonas migulae:
ATCGATAGAAAACCTACAGTCTGTCCCGAGAGTGAATCGCATCGCCTGCGATGCAGTACAATCGCGGCTTTTAATCGCCAACCAGCCGGCCATTCCGATGATCGAACCCAAGCGCGTCTTGCGCGCCCTCGCTGAACACTGGGCACTTCTGGAGCCACTGTGCGAGCACTTCGACCAAGGCACACTGAGCCTCAACGAACTGCGCACGCAACTGGCCGCCCAGCAACTCGACAGTACGCCGCAGGACATCACCAGCCTGCTGGACGTGTGGATCCGCCTCGACATTCTGGTTCCCGTGGCGAAAAGCCCGAACCGTTTCGAACTCAATGCGCAGATCCACGACTTCCTCGCCTACCTGCGCCGTGAACACCGTCTGGGCCTGTGCCTGGAAATCGAAGCCTATCTGCGCCACCTCGAACGCCTGGCCGGTTACATCCAGGACGCTTTCGACATCCGCGACGGCCACGACCTGGCGCGTCAGTTGCGCCTGCTCGACATGCGCGTGCGAGACGTATTGAAGAAACTCGCCAACGACGAACAGGCCCTGGTGGCGGTTGCCGAACGCGCCAAGACCAGTGACCGGCAGATTCCGCTGCGTCAGCGTTACGCTGAAGTACTGGCGACCTGGGACGAATACGTCGAGCCGATGATTCAGTTGGTGAATGCCGATGGCGCCTTCGAGCAAGGCGTGCGCAAGGTCGAAAATGTCCTGCTGAAGATGCTCACCGAGCAGCAACGCCTCGGCCATCTGGTCGACGATGACATGCTGCTGCGCACCCACGCGCGCATCCTCGAAATGCAGACCAGCGCCCAATTGACCCTGCGTCATGCCCGCGAACTGCTGCTGCCGCTGCGTGAAGAAGCCCGTCGGCACAACGCCGTGACCCGTGGCGCGGCACTGGCCTTGTCGGCCATTCGTCGCAAAGGCATCGATGCGGTGCCGCAAGCGGCAATGCCGATGTTCACTCGGCCGCAAAGCACGTTCCTCGGCAGCGCCAGTCAGGTTGAAGCCTACGTGTATGCGCTGGCCCGTTTCGAGCCAAAACCGGCCCGTTTCCCCAAGGCCCACAAAACGCAGAAAGGCGAAGCGCCGCGCGCGCCACGCACGGTTCGGGAAATGCTCGAACGCTGCGAAGACGCCCTGCCGATGCCGGACCTGATGACCTGGCTGCTGGAGCAGGAACCGGACGGCGCCACCGACGAATTGCTGTACTGGTTCTCGCGCCTCTCGCGGGAAAAACGCTTCAAACGCGAGCGTCTGGAACGCCGCGATTACCACACTCACGAGCACCAGGTCAGCCTGCGCTCCTTCGCCCTGCTCTCGGCCCGCGATGACGCCACCGAGAATTCTGCGAGCACTCCACATGCATCTTGATCTATCCGAACTGTCCCAGCTGGCGCCGATCTTTCGCGAGCTGTTCAAGGGCTACCACGTCAGCCGCCGCGATCCGGAGCTGTACGCACAACTGTCGAACTTCCAGGACCAGTACCGCACGCTGTTCAAAGCGCTAGGCTTTGAACTGGTCTGCGACACCCGGGGTTTCTACTACTTCGTGCCGGACCTCGCCGCCGCTGCGGTGAACAAGACTGCGCAGCGTCTGGCGCTGTTCACCTTCATCCTCGTCGAGCACCTGGCGGATCAGGGTCGCGACCCGATTGCCGTGCTCGACGGTGGCAGCCTCGGTCGCGACGAGTTGCCCTCGCTACTGGAAAAGTACCGCGACCTGTTCATCCAGGCCGAAGTACAGACCGTCGAAGAACTCGAAGAAAAAATCATGCGCCGCATGACTCAGCTCGGTTTCGCCAGCGAAGAAAACGGCGTCTACCGGTTCCTGCCGCCGATGCACCGCTTCCTCGACGTTTGCCTGTCGGTCCAGCAGGACCGCGACCTGGCGGCCAGCCTGCACAGCGTACTGCCGCTGCCAGTCCCGGTTTTGATTGACGACGACAGCGACGAAAAGCTGCTGGAAACCGATGATCCGCTGGACCTCAGTGACTTCGAAGAAGAAAGCGAAGAAGACGCCATGGCCCGCGCCATTGCCGAAGAACAGGAGACCGACGCATGAGCAAGGAACGCTACGGCATTCGCCGCTTTGCCCTTTTGAACACCGCCGGTTACAGCCTCGGCCTGTTCCCGCTGGAAGAACCGCTGTCGGTCTACGGCGCGAACAACCTCGGTAAATCCGCGTCGATCAACGCGTTGCAGTTCCCGATTCTGGCGCGCATGTCGGACATGAGTTTCGGCAAGTACAGCCTGGAGCAATCCCGTCGCTTCTACTTCGCCTCGGACACCAGCTACATCCTGGTGGAAGTCTCGCTGCCCCACGGTCCGCACGTGATCGGCGTGGTCGGACGCGGCCCAGGCGGTGGTTTCGGTCACCAGTTCTTTGCCTACGCCGGCAAACTGGACCTGGCGCATTACCAGAAAAACGACACCTGCCTGCGCCAGAAAGAGCTGTTCACCAACCTTGAGCGCGAGGGCCTGAAAGCCTACGAACTCAAGCCGGATGAACTGCGTCGCTTGCTGGTCGGTGGCCACACGTCGATCCCGCTGGACTTGACCCTGATCCCGCTGCGCTCCACCAGCGAACAGAGCCTGAAGACCTTCCGCGCATTGTTCATCAACCTGCTGCACATGCGTGAAATCACCGCCGCCAAGCTCAAGCAATTGTTCCTCGATGCCTTCGAACACAGCCTGCGTTCCGGCAGCGTCGATTACATCGCCGCGTGCGAAGAAGCGTTCCGTGATGTACGACGCATGGAGCAGGACTACAACTCGCTGGTCACCGCCGGCCCGTTGGTTGAAGCGCTCGCGGCAGGCGTGACCCAGCGCAATATCCTGCGCGGCAAGCTGCACCGGATCTCGCCGCTGCTCGACTCGCTGCTCGGCACCTGGTCGGACTACGCCAGTGCGCGCAAGGAAGAGCTGACGATTCAGGCCGAGCATTACCGCAACGAGCAGGACGCGCTGCAAAACGATCAGCGTGGCGGCACTCAGGAACTGATGCGCCTGGAGCGGGAAATCACCGGCATCCAGCGCTGGCTCGGCGAACTCTCGGCGCTGAAGAATCGCTTCGCGCTGGTCGATGACGTCAAGGTGCTCGAACAGCAACTGCTCGCGGCCAAAGACGCTCACGATGAACTGGCCGGCGCATTGGCGCAGTCGCGGCAGTTCTCCGCCGAAGACCTGGAAGAACGTCTGCGGGATCTGGAAAAACGCCTGAAGTCGGTCAAGCAGCAACTCGATCATGCCGACAACAACAGCTACGCCCGCCTGCGCGAAGAGTTCTCGCAACAGGACGTCGAGCGCCTGATGCGTCTGTTCAACAGCGCGCTGTTCAGCCTGCCGTTGGGTGAGCATGGCATCACGCTGGACGAGGACGGTCAGTGGGTCAAATCCCTGGAGCTGATCCTCGACGGCTTCAAAGGCGAGCGTTTCGAAGTCCCAGGTCTGGCCATCGACATCTCGCACATTGAGCCGCCAGCCCTGCAAGCCTTGGCCGACCGCGCCGCATTGCGCGATCAGAAAGACCGCCTGGAGAAAGAACTCAAGCAACTGAAAACCCAGGCTGCCGTGGTCGCCGACCGCGCGGCGAGCAAGACCCAGACCGAAGCGCTCTACCAGCAAGTGCTGGATGCGCAGAAAGCCCTGGAAGATTTCCGTCGCTCGCAAACCCTGAGCGCCGAAGAAGGCGACAAGCTTGAGCAGCTGGCACAGATGGAAGCGGCGCAGGACGAGTTGAAGCGTTCCAGCGATGCCTTCACCGAACGCGTCCAGCAACTGTCGGCCAAGCTGCAACTGGTCGGCCGGCAGATCGGCGACATGGAAGCCAAGCAGCGCACGCTCGACGATGCCCTGCGCCGCCGTCAGCTGTTGCCGGCAGACTTGCCGTTCGGCACGCCGTTCATGGACCCGATCGACGATTCCATGGACAACTTGCTGCCACTGCTCAATGACTATCAGGACAGCTGGCAGGGTTTGCTGCGCAGCGATGGCCAGATCGACGCGCTGTACGCTCAGGTGCGCCTCAAGGGCGTGGCCAAGTTCGACAGCGAAGACGATATGGAGCGTCGCCTGCAACTGCTGATCAATGCGTATGCACACCGCACCGACGAAGCCCTGACCCTCGGCAAGGCTCGGCGCGCGGCGGTCACCGACATCGCCCGGACCCTGCGTAACATCCGCAGCGACTACGACAGCCTCGAGCATCAACTGGCGCTGTTCAACCGCGAGATCAACAAGCGTCAGGTGTCCAACCTGCAGAGCTTCCGCATCGTGCTCGCGCCGAACAAGGAAGCGTTGAAGCACATCGACCAGATCATCCACAGTGCTGGCCAATACGAGGAAGGCGAAACCCTTTCCGTGTTCGACCTGAGCCAAAGCGCCGATCAGGACAACAAGAACGAAGAAGCCAAGGAGTATCTGGCGCGGCTGGTGGCGGCGAACCACAACCAGCTGGGCCTCAAGGACTTGTTCGAACTGGCGTTCGAAATCACCAAGGTCAACGGCCAACCGGTTATCCACACCGACATCGACGGCGCTGCCTCCAACGGCACCACGATGACCATCAAGGCGCTGACCAACATGTACTTGTTGCTGCACTTGATGGACCGCGACCAGGCCGGCCGCGTACGTCTGCCGTACTACCTCGACGAGGCGGCGGACATCGACGAGAAGAACCAGGCAGCGCTGCTGGAAACCAGCCTGCAATTGGGCTTTGTGCCGATTCTGGCCAGTGTGAAGCCACAGGTTTGCGCCAGTGTCGCCATCGACCTGGAAGGCGGGAGCGGGCCGAACGGAATCTACATTGATGAGGCGGACTGGAAGTACATCCGTCGTCACGATGAGGTGAAAGCTGCCGTCAACGTTGAAGCGGACGAGCCGGAGCTGGATGCGGTCTGATTTGCGTTAGTCGAAGGCAATAAAAAGGCCGCGATCCAGATGGATCGCGGCCTTTTTTTTGGCGTGGGATTTGTAGTGAGCGTTAGGGCCTCTTCGCGGGCAAGCCTCGCTCCTACAAGAGCCGATGTTGGTAAAGCCATCCCTGTAGGAGCGAGGCTTGCCCGCGAAGGCGTCCGTACAGACGCCCAATCTGGTTCCTGCTATTTGCCGAGGGAAATCTTCGGCGCCCAGGTCAGCCACTCATCTTCAAACTTGTCGAACAAAGGAAACGTCTGCTCAGGCCGTGCCGGGCTGCCCATGCGGTCACCGTCCGGGGTAGCGAAGGCGATGCCGCCCTGAATCAACGTCTCCAGCGATTCGGTCCTGACCGTTGCGCCCTTGAACAAGCCGTAGTCGAAACCGAAACCGCTGGTGTTCCAGAAACGTGTCCCGCTACGCACCAATGGCGCGTACTTAGGCTCGATCAGGATGTGCACCAGAACGCGGTCAGCGGTCTGGCCCAGTTCATAGCCCGTCACTTTGCCGACGGTGACCTCGCGATACGTCACTGGTACACCGGTTTTCAACGAGCCACGGCGAGCCGCGCTCAGGACCAGGCTTAAACCGGGTTCCTGTTTCGCGGTTTCCGGCGGATTGACCAGCGCTACGAAGTTCTTCTGCGGCCCCAGGTTTTTCGCGGCCGGCTGCACTTCGATGTATTGGCCAGTCACCAGGGTTTCGAGGTTCGAGGTCTTGATCAGACCCAACTCCGGTTTGACCACCCAGAATTGACTACCGACACGGGCAATACGCTCCGGCACTTCGGTGATCCGCGCAGTCAGCAGCACCGATTGCAGGTCATCGCTGAGGTCGACGTCTTCGATCTTGCCGACATCCAGGCCTTTGAATCTCACAGGCGTGCCGCTGCGCAAACCATCGGCACGATCGACCTTGATCGTGACCACAGTGCCTTTCTGATTGGCTTCGTCATGGCTGGCGAACAGACGGAAACGTGGAATGCGTTTTTGCAACGGCGCTTTGGCTTGCGGGGTTTCGAAGGCGATACCGCCGGCCATCAGGCTTTGCAGCGACTCACTTTTGACCTGGATTCCACCGGTCAGTCCACCCGTAAGCGTAATACCACTGGCGTTCCAGAAACGGGTCGAGGCGTTGACCAACCCTTCGTATTCCTTCTCGATGTGGACACCGATCACCAACTGCTTTTTGGTGCGCGAGAACTGATAGCTCTGGACCGAGCCGACCTTGACCTGCTTGTAGAGAATCGGGCTGCCGACTTCCAGCGAACCCAGGTTCTCGGTGAACAACACCAGGTGCAGGCCCGGCGCCCGCAAGTCGAGCGGCGGTGCTTTAGGCCTCGCCACAAATTCGCGCTGCGGTGCGGCACCCTTGTCTCCAGGACGCACGGCAATATAGTTACCTTTGACCAGTGCTTCGAGACCGGTAATGCCCGCGAGTGAAATCGAGGGTTTGACCACCCAGAACTGGGTGCCATCAACGAGGTAATCCTCGGCCAGCGGATCAAGGGTCAATTCCGCAGTGGCACTGGACAGATCAGGATCGATCTTGAGCGCTTTCAGCGTGCCGACCTGAATGCCTTTGTACATCACCGGCGTCCGGCCAGCCTGCATGCCTTCGAAGTCGCTCAGTTTGACCTTGACCCGGATACCGGCGGCGGCTGCATCGAAATCTTCGTAGAGACGGAATGGGAGGCTCGGATCCGTGGGCGGGCTGTCCTTGCGGTTCTCCGGGGTGGCGAACGCGATACCGCCGGCGACGATGCTGGCCAGGGATTCGCTGCGCACTTTCACACCGGACAGGTTAGCGTCGATGCTGATGCCGCTGGCGTTCCAGAAACGTGTGTGTTTACGCACCAGCTTGGCGTAGGTAGGCTCGATGAACACCTTGAGCTCAACGGTACTTTGGTCTTCGGACAACAGGTAGCTTTTGATCTGGCCGACCCTGATCTGCTTGTAGAACACCGGACTGCCGCGGTTCAGCGAGCCGAGGCGATCAGCCTTGATGGTCAAGTGCAGGCCGGGCTGGGCGTCGGACAGCGGCGGCTCTTCGGCCAAAGCCTTGAACTTGCGCGTGGGCTCCCCTTCGCCCGGACTGACCGCGACATAGTTACCGGAGACCAGGGTTTCCAGCCCCGTGATACCGGCCAGGGTCACGCTCGGCTTGACGAGCCAAAAGCGTGTGCTGGTGCGCAGGTATTGCTCAACGTCCTTGTTCATCTCGATGGTGGCAATCACCCCTTTGGAGGCGCCTTCGTCGTCGAGCGTAAGGGTTTTCACCTTGCCGACCGACATGCCTTTGTAGACGACTTCAGTCTTGTTGGCCTGAATGCCTTCACCACTTTCGAAACGCACCTGAATCTCGATGCCGGTTTCGCTGTAGGCACGCCAGCCGAGCCAGCCGCCAATGATCAGGGCGATCAGGGGCAACACCCAAATGGCGGACCAGTTCGAGGCCGGTCGGGTTTTCGCTGTAGGCAAATCAGTCATGGTCGTCGTCCGACTCCGTGTTATCCCAAATCAGTCGGGGATCGAAAGTTACTGCGGCAAGCATCGTCAGTATCACCACCGTGGCGAAAGCGATGGCGCCAAGATTGGCTTCGACGCTGGCAAGCCGTCCAAAATTCACGACTGCCACGAGGATGGCAATCACAAAAATATCGAGCATCGACCAGCGGCCGATGAACTCGATAAAGCGGTACATCCAGATGCGTTGGCGTGCCGAAAGCGGTTGGCGGCGTTGCACCGAAAACAGCAGCAAAGCGATGCCCACGAGCTTGAATGTGGGGACCAGAATACTGGCGATGAAAACCACGGCAGCAATCGGAATCATGCCGTGTTGAACCAGCTGGATCACACCGGACATGATGGTGCTGGGATCACCCTGACCGAGAGAGCTGACCGTCATGATCGGCAGCACATTGGCCGGAATGTAGAGAATCGCCGCCGTGACCAGCAGCGCCCAGGTACGAACCAGGCTATTCGGTCGACGGGCATGAACCAGCGCACCGCAGCGGGTGCAGACTTGCTCGTCGGTGTCAGCGTCCTGTCTGTTCAACTCATGGCATTCGGTACAAATCAGAATGCCTGCATCAATCGCCCGCATGGGCATCCTCTCCTGATAAAGCCTGCCAGACCTGATGAGGCGACATCACAACCTCCAGCCAGACCTGAACCAACAACAATCCGATAAAACACGCCAGGCCGAGACCGACAGTGATTGCTGCCATATCTGCCAGTTTGACGATCGCCACCAGAACGCCCATGAGGTAAACCTCGAGCATTCCCCAATCTCGTAGATGGTGATAAATCCGATAAAGCAGCAAACCGTAACTACGGCCGATATCAAAACGAATACTTAACAGCACCGCCAACTGGCAGAGTAGCTTGAGGAGTGGAATTCCCATACTGCACAGAAAAACAATGATCGAAACACCTTGCATCCCGGTATCGAACAGGCCGACAACACCGGTCCAGACAGTGTCTTGTGACGACTGCCCGAGTAGATTGAGCTGCATGATGGGTAAAAAGTTCGCCGGGATGTACAACAACAGCGCGGCGATGACCAAGGCGAGACTGCGTTGCACAACATTGTGCCGATGCGCATAGAGCTCGTAGCCACAGCGCGGACACAGGGCTTTCTCGCCATGGGCGAGCTTGGGCTTACGCATCAGCAAGTCGCACTCATGGCAGGCCACCAAGTCGTCCAGCGGTAATTCTGACAGCCCGGAGGCGTCAACCGGATCTGGCATAAAGGCTCTGACTCCGAAAAAGTTGGACCTATTCTAGTGTCATGACTCGAA
Proteins encoded in this window:
- the mksE gene encoding Mks condensin complex protein MksE, with the protein product MHLDLSELSQLAPIFRELFKGYHVSRRDPELYAQLSNFQDQYRTLFKALGFELVCDTRGFYYFVPDLAAAAVNKTAQRLALFTFILVEHLADQGRDPIAVLDGGSLGRDELPSLLEKYRDLFIQAEVQTVEELEEKIMRRMTQLGFASEENGVYRFLPPMHRFLDVCLSVQQDRDLAASLHSVLPLPVPVLIDDDSDEKLLETDDPLDLSDFEEESEEDAMARAIAEEQETDA
- a CDS encoding paraquat-inducible protein A translates to MRAIDAGILICTECHELNRQDADTDEQVCTRCGALVHARRPNSLVRTWALLVTAAILYIPANVLPIMTVSSLGQGDPSTIMSGVIQLVQHGMIPIAAVVFIASILVPTFKLVGIALLLFSVQRRQPLSARQRIWMYRFIEFIGRWSMLDIFVIAILVAVVNFGRLASVEANLGAIAFATVVILTMLAAVTFDPRLIWDNTESDDDHD
- the mksF gene encoding Mks condensin complex protein MksF, coding for MSKERYGIRRFALLNTAGYSLGLFPLEEPLSVYGANNLGKSASINALQFPILARMSDMSFGKYSLEQSRRFYFASDTSYILVEVSLPHGPHVIGVVGRGPGGGFGHQFFAYAGKLDLAHYQKNDTCLRQKELFTNLEREGLKAYELKPDELRRLLVGGHTSIPLDLTLIPLRSTSEQSLKTFRALFINLLHMREITAAKLKQLFLDAFEHSLRSGSVDYIAACEEAFRDVRRMEQDYNSLVTAGPLVEALAAGVTQRNILRGKLHRISPLLDSLLGTWSDYASARKEELTIQAEHYRNEQDALQNDQRGGTQELMRLEREITGIQRWLGELSALKNRFALVDDVKVLEQQLLAAKDAHDELAGALAQSRQFSAEDLEERLRDLEKRLKSVKQQLDHADNNSYARLREEFSQQDVERLMRLFNSALFSLPLGEHGITLDEDGQWVKSLELILDGFKGERFEVPGLAIDISHIEPPALQALADRAALRDQKDRLEKELKQLKTQAAVVADRAASKTQTEALYQQVLDAQKALEDFRRSQTLSAEEGDKLEQLAQMEAAQDELKRSSDAFTERVQQLSAKLQLVGRQIGDMEAKQRTLDDALRRRQLLPADLPFGTPFMDPIDDSMDNLLPLLNDYQDSWQGLLRSDGQIDALYAQVRLKGVAKFDSEDDMERRLQLLINAYAHRTDEALTLGKARRAAVTDIARTLRNIRSDYDSLEHQLALFNREINKRQVSNLQSFRIVLAPNKEALKHIDQIIHSAGQYEEGETLSVFDLSQSADQDNKNEEAKEYLARLVAANHNQLGLKDLFELAFEITKVNGQPVIHTDIDGAASNGTTMTIKALTNMYLLLHLMDRDQAGRVRLPYYLDEAADIDEKNQAALLETSLQLGFVPILASVKPQVCASVAIDLEGGSGPNGIYIDEADWKYIRRHDEVKAAVNVEADEPELDAV
- a CDS encoding paraquat-inducible protein A codes for the protein MPDPVDASGLSELPLDDLVACHECDLLMRKPKLAHGEKALCPRCGYELYAHRHNVVQRSLALVIAALLLYIPANFLPIMQLNLLGQSSQDTVWTGVVGLFDTGMQGVSIIVFLCSMGIPLLKLLCQLAVLLSIRFDIGRSYGLLLYRIYHHLRDWGMLEVYLMGVLVAIVKLADMAAITVGLGLACFIGLLLVQVWLEVVMSPHQVWQALSGEDAHAGD
- the mksB gene encoding Mks condensin complex protein MksB, which encodes MIEPKRVLRALAEHWALLEPLCEHFDQGTLSLNELRTQLAAQQLDSTPQDITSLLDVWIRLDILVPVAKSPNRFELNAQIHDFLAYLRREHRLGLCLEIEAYLRHLERLAGYIQDAFDIRDGHDLARQLRLLDMRVRDVLKKLANDEQALVAVAERAKTSDRQIPLRQRYAEVLATWDEYVEPMIQLVNADGAFEQGVRKVENVLLKMLTEQQRLGHLVDDDMLLRTHARILEMQTSAQLTLRHARELLLPLREEARRHNAVTRGAALALSAIRRKGIDAVPQAAMPMFTRPQSTFLGSASQVEAYVYALARFEPKPARFPKAHKTQKGEAPRAPRTVREMLERCEDALPMPDLMTWLLEQEPDGATDELLYWFSRLSREKRFKRERLERRDYHTHEHQVSLRSFALLSARDDATENSASTPHAS
- a CDS encoding intermembrane transport protein PqiB, whose translation is MTDLPTAKTRPASNWSAIWVLPLIALIIGGWLGWRAYSETGIEIQVRFESGEGIQANKTEVVYKGMSVGKVKTLTLDDEGASKGVIATIEMNKDVEQYLRTSTRFWLVKPSVTLAGITGLETLVSGNYVAVSPGEGEPTRKFKALAEEPPLSDAQPGLHLTIKADRLGSLNRGSPVFYKQIRVGQIKSYLLSEDQSTVELKVFIEPTYAKLVRKHTRFWNASGISIDANLSGVKVRSESLASIVAGGIAFATPENRKDSPPTDPSLPFRLYEDFDAAAAGIRVKVKLSDFEGMQAGRTPVMYKGIQVGTLKALKIDPDLSSATAELTLDPLAEDYLVDGTQFWVVKPSISLAGITGLEALVKGNYIAVRPGDKGAAPQREFVARPKAPPLDLRAPGLHLVLFTENLGSLEVGSPILYKQVKVGSVQSYQFSRTKKQLVIGVHIEKEYEGLVNASTRFWNASGITLTGGLTGGIQVKSESLQSLMAGGIAFETPQAKAPLQKRIPRFRLFASHDEANQKGTVVTIKVDRADGLRSGTPVRFKGLDVGKIEDVDLSDDLQSVLLTARITEVPERIARVGSQFWVVKPELGLIKTSNLETLVTGQYIEVQPAAKNLGPQKNFVALVNPPETAKQEPGLSLVLSAARRGSLKTGVPVTYREVTVGKVTGYELGQTADRVLVHILIEPKYAPLVRSGTRFWNTSGFGFDYGLFKGATVRTESLETLIQGGIAFATPDGDRMGSPARPEQTFPLFDKFEDEWLTWAPKISLGK